AGCGTCGCTCTCGCGACGAGACCTTTACCATACTCCGGTTCAAACTCGCCCCCGGCAAGAGCATCGTTCCCAGTTTCTTTCCCACAATCGTGGCGAATGGTATCTCTCTGTAATGTACGCTCCGGATTATAGTCCGGATAGTCTTCATAACTCTTGTTCCCGCGATGAGTATTGCACGGTATTTCGCAGTAAAACAGGTGATGTAAATCGCCTCTCATCGGTTCTTGCTTGCCGTAATAAGACTGTGGAACTACGTGCTCGATATTGAGCGGATAATTCTCGATACCACTTGTGAGCTCTTGCATCGAGATTTGTTGCATGAACGCTTGATCACTCTTTAGCACTGTAAGGGGGTCTGCCTCCTTACCAGAGTACAAGCTGCGGAATGTACCATCCGGGTGTAGGTCGACCAAGGATTTGAGATGCTTGTCGCTTTCTCTACGGTAGCGTATCTCCGTATGGTGGGTTTCGGTTAATAGCCCCTTTAATGCTTGAAACAATTGCTTTGGGTTCTGGCTCGTCAGGTCAATGTTTCTGTAATAGTGAACAATATCGGATTCATCCTGCTTCGCATCGTAATAATCGAGGTCATTATCACGAAACCGCTGCAGATTAACCTCCAATGTGCTCTGGCTGTCGTTCATTGTGGCCATTAGGGTGCTTAGCTCTTCATTTTGAACGTGAGATGAATCTGTAGGTAACAATTCTCGGTCCATACTACTGTTCTAACCTCCTGAAAATGTGATTATTTGTCTCTGACGGTCATAATTTCTCCTTAACCTTCAAGGATATGCATGAGATACAATACTATTTTTACAAATATTGAAATTATTGTATTAACTGTCCGCTAGAACATACATTCCCTGACAACCATCTGTCCAAACCACAAGGTAATATAAGGGTATATATGGACATAGAGGAAAGGGTGTTACGTATGTTAGTCGAGCTGCTGCCGCTGCTGTTTCCAGCCTACCTGCTCACTGGAGCGTGGTATGGCTATACTAGAGTCTCTTATTACAAGCGTGTACTGGCGGAGAACCCGCAGCAACAGATTGAGGAGGAGATCGCTCGGCTAGAGCGCAGCCTATCCCGTATGAAAGAAAGTCCCCATCGGCATACGAAGCCTGTGCAGAGCTTGATCAAGCGATGCGAGCACAATCTGCAGGAGCTGAAGCAGCTGAAGCCAAGCTTCATGACAGGGCGCATCGAGCTCGTAGTGCTCATTCAACAGGGAATCCAGTTACTAGGCGAGCAATTCTGGGTCCGCACGTTTATCTATGAGCTGCTGTTCTGGCTGCCGTATAAGCTTTTTTTGTCCAAAGAGGAGTAAAGGTGTAAGTCAGTCTAGCAACGATATGATACAATTCCAATAGAATTCACTACTAGCTGCCAAAGGATGAACGAACTGATGCCCGTCTATAACAAGCTGGTCCGAGATCGAATACCCGAGGTCATCGAGGCAAGCGGCAAGCAATGCCGCACTCGGCTGCTCGAGGAAGCAGAGTACAAGCGCGAGCTGATCGCCAAGCTCCATGAGG
Above is a genomic segment from Paenibacillus sp. YYML68 containing:
- a CDS encoding endonuclease is translated as MDRELLPTDSSHVQNEELSTLMATMNDSQSTLEVNLQRFRDNDLDYYDAKQDESDIVHYYRNIDLTSQNPKQLFQALKGLLTETHHTEIRYRRESDKHLKSLVDLHPDGTFRSLYSGKEADPLTVLKSDQAFMQQISMQELTSGIENYPLNIEHVVPQSYYGKQEPMRGDLHHLFYCEIPCNTHRGNKSYEDYPDYNPERTLQRDTIRHDCGKETGNDALAGGEFEPEYGKGLVARATLYFLLRHGDKLLSQYKTMFNVQVLLDWHNQHPPNLLYEKHRNQTIFRIQGNRNPLIDKPELAEQIDFSAFSKLH